One Aegilops tauschii subsp. strangulata cultivar AL8/78 chromosome 7, Aet v6.0, whole genome shotgun sequence genomic window carries:
- the LOC109784456 gene encoding NEP1-interacting protein-like 1, whose amino-acid sequence MEAAVARADTAAFFSGQEDAAEGSMSSLPARVAGSIVRGVITFIFATVGTILGAITGGMIGLATESGLVRGAGIGAISGAVVAMEVVDRSMAMWRSDECGIWSVLYVLDVIWSLLTGRLVREKVDPAVQNAVDSQMNAAGDGFSDGPPTLSEMFDMGSASFKGMAADAIAELPATTITEQQAAVQDGGCSVCLQEFEAGEAARSLPECRHTFHMSCIDGWLCRHASCPLCRRAV is encoded by the exons ATGGAGGCAGCGGTGGCTCGCGCCGACACAGCAGCATTCTTCTCGGGCCAGGAGGACGCGGCCGAGGGGAGCATGTCCAGCCTGCCGGCTCGGGTCGCCGGCTCGATCGTCCGCGGCGTCATCACCTTCATCTTCGCCACAG TGGGCACGATTCTGGGAGCCATCACGGGCGGGATGATCGGGCTGGCGACGGAGAGCGGCCTCGTCCGCGGCGCGGGCATCGGCGCCATCTCCGGCGCCGTGGTGGCCATGGAGGTTGTCGACAGGTCCATGGCCATGTGGCGCTCCGACGAGTGCGGCATCTGGAGCGTCCTATACGTG CTTGACGTGATCTGGAGCCTCCTGACGGGCCGCCTGGTGCGCGAGAAGGTGGACCCCGCAGTGCAGAACGCCGTCGACAGCCAGATGAACGCCGCGGGCGACGGGTTCAGCGACGGCCCGCCGACGCTCTCCGAGATGTTTGACATGGGCTCCGCCTCCTTCAAAGGCATGGCTGCAGACGCCATCGCCGAGCTCCCCGCGACGACCATCACAGAGCAGCAGGCCGCCGTGCAGGACGGCGGCTGCTCCGTGTGCCTCCAGGAGTTCGAggccggcgaggcggcgcggagCCTGCCGGAGTGCCGCCACACGTTCCACATGTCGTGCATAGACGGGTGGCTGTGCCGGCATGCGTCGTGCCCGCTGTGCCGCCGCGCCGTCTAG